Proteins encoded together in one Balearica regulorum gibbericeps isolate bBalReg1 chromosome 3, bBalReg1.pri, whole genome shotgun sequence window:
- the CCN2 gene encoding CCN family member 2 has protein sequence MAPASFAVALLLALLSPEAQGQECSGQCQCPPGPGPTCPAGVSLVPDGCGCCRVCAKQLGELCTERDPCDHHKGLFCDFGSPANRRIGVCTARDGAPCVFGGMVYRSGESFQSSCKYQCTCLDGAVGCVPLCSMDVRLPSPDCPYPRRVKLPGKCCEEWVCDEAKDQTAMGPALAAYRLEDTYGPDPTMMRANCLVQTTEWSACSKTCGMGISTRVTNDNAFCRLEKQSRLCMVRPCEADLEENIKKGKKCIRTPKISKPIKFELSGCTSVKTYRAKFCGVCTDGRCCTPHRTTTLPVEFKCPDGEIMKRKMMFIKTCACHYNCPGDNDIFESLYYRKMYGDMA, from the exons ATGGCCCCCGCCAGCTTCGCCGTAGCCCTTCTCCTCGCCCTCCTCAGCCCG GAGGCGCAGGGCCAGGAGTGTAGCGGGCAATGCCAGTGTCCCCCGGGGCCCGGTCCCACCTGTCCCGCCGGCGTCTCCCTGGTGCCCGACGGCTGCGGCTGCTGCCGTGTATGCGCCAAGCAGCTGGGCGAGCTCTGCACCGAGCGTGACCCCTGCGACCACCACAAGGGGCTCTTCTGCGACTTCGGCTCCCCCGCCAACCGTCGGATCGGCGTCTGCACCG CTCGGGACGGCGCCCCGTGTGTCTTCGGCGGCATGGTGTACCGCAGCGGCGAGTCTTTCCAGAGCAGCTGCAAGTACCAGTGCACCTGCCTGGACGGGGCGGTGGGCTGCGTGCCCCTCTGCAGCATGGACGTCCGCCTGCCCAGCCCTGACTGCCCCTACCCGCGTCGGGTGAAGCTCCCTGGAAAGTGCTGCGAGGAGTGGGTCTGCGACGAGGCCAAAGATCAGACCGCCATGGGACCCGCTCTCGCTG CTTACAGACTCGAAGATACTTATGGTCCAGACCCAACTATGATGCGTGCCAACTGCCTGGTGCAGACCACTGAATGGAGTGCTTGCTCCAAGACCTGCGGCATGGGCATCTCAACCAGGGTCACCAATGATAATGCCTTCTGCAGACTGGAGAAACAGAGTAGACTCTGCATGGTCAGACCTTGCGAAGCAGACCTGGAGGAGAACATCAAG aaagggaaaaagtgcATTCGCACCCCCAAAATCTCCAAGCCCATCAAGTTTGAGCTGTCCGGCTGCACCAGCGTGAAGACCTACAGAGCTAAGTTCTGTGGTGTCTGCACTGACGGGCGCTGCTGCACACCCCACAGAACAACCACCCTCCCCGTGGAGTTCAAGTGCCCTGATGGGGAGatcatgaaaaggaaaatgatgttCATCAAGACCTGCGCGTGCCACTACAACTGCCCTGGAGACAATGACATCTTTGAGTCTCTGTACTACAGAAAGATGTATGGAGACATGGCATAA